From Phragmites australis chromosome 5, lpPhrAust1.1, whole genome shotgun sequence, a single genomic window includes:
- the LOC133918306 gene encoding cyclin-dependent protein kinase inhibitor SMR6-like isoform X2: protein MGIQEVKKLRNQHRHDMRVEDHRQDGKKVWVLGLAGIALPLQQLKPVKTGRRRHSPAASANEEECDEEEEVEGAVTPTGEGCRIPAEAATCPPAPKKPRTAVAIISSGAGRWCNCDDGEVLEFFRVPADLETVFVSRAANAN, encoded by the coding sequence ATGGGGATCCAAGAGGTGAAGAAGCTGCGTAATCAGCATCGCCATGACATGCGAGTGGAAGATCACCGCCAAGACGGTAAGAAGGTCTGGGTCCTGGGCCTGGCCGGGATCGCCCTGCCGCTGCAGCAGCTCAAGCCCGTCAAGACCGGCCGGCGACGGCACAGCCCCGCTGCCTCCGCCAACGAGGAGGAGTGtgacgaggaagaagaggtaGAAGGGGCGGTGACGCCGACGGGGGAGGGGTGCAGGATACCAGCCGAGGCGGCGACGTGCCCGCCGGCTCCTAAGAAGCCGAGAACGGCGGTGGCGATCATCAGTAGCGGCGCCGGTCGCTGGTGCAACTGCGACGACGGCGAGGTCCTCGAGTTCTTCCGCGTGCCGGCGGATTTGGAGACCGTCTTTGTCAGCCGAGCTGCCAATGCAAATTAA